CAGAAATTTTTTGGTCAGTAAACGCTTTAACCAGCGGATTGAGCAGATTTCATTTTCGTCAGTAAATTCTCTAAGACCAAAATGCTGACGCAAATGAAATTTCCCTAAAAATACCATTTTCAGAAATCACCAAGATGCCTGATCTGTTTAATCAGTTTTTTCGTCAGCACATCTTGCTCAGCCGAAAAACTGACCCCGTAAAAAATTCGCTGATAACGCTCACCCAACTGTTTATAAGGCAAATCGCGCCCCACAAAGCGTTTGGAAATCAAAGACGCCCCCAGCCCAGCTCTCAAATGACTAATAATAACATCATTATTATTGACTGACACGATATTTTGAGGTGTCCAACTCATTTCTTTCAGGTAATTCTGCGTATAATGCGCAACTCCAGAACCAGCCTCACGAATAAAAAATAGCTCCGAATCCCAATCACCAGCAAGGACTAATTCATCCTTAAAAAGTGGGAAAGTAGTCGTCACATCGCTCATCATCGGTTTTTCAATAATGCCCAAATGAAGCTCATGATTTTGAATCCTATCAAAAACTTCTTGAGAATCCAACATCAAAAGTTCCACATTGAGCTGCTCCAAATCAGCCAGTAACTCGCGAAAAATCAGGGGCAGAACAGTCGTTGCCGCACTATGAGACGCCCCAATTTTGAAAGAACGGCGTGCAGGTGTTTGATTCTTCAACATTAACTGCAATTCGCTCCAATCATTCAGATAAGTCAGTGCTTTGGGATAGAGTAGCGAAGCAGCAGCCGTTGGAATCACTTCTTGGTGTTGCCCCCGCGAAAAAAGTTTCACCTTCAAATCGTCCTCCAACTTCCGGATTCGCACCGTCGCCGTTGGCTGCGAAATAAAAAGCTGTTGCGCCGCTTTTGTAAAACTTTTCGTTTCAAAAACAGCAATAAAAGTTTCAAACAATGAAAACATGATTTCTCCTTAATTAAAAAAATTAATCTTAAAGATAGTAATAATTCATTTTACAAAATTAAAGCAAGCGTGTAAACTAGTTGATAGCAGAAAAGGAAAAAAAGATGAATCTATTACAAAAAATAATGAAAAAAAACAGCCAAAAACAGCCCACAAACCAGATTTTTGCAGGTTTCTTCCTCTCTTTTGGCGTAGCACTCCTTAGCTATGCCCTCAATCGTTTTGTTTTTCACAGTCTAGGTGCAGCGACAATTGCTATTTTGCTTGGCATTATTCTGGGGAATCTCTATTTTAAACAGCCCATTTTATTTCCAGGAACAGCTTGGTCAGAAAAGAAATTACTTGAACTTTCGGTCATGTTTTTGGGAGCAACGGTGACTCTACAAACCATTAGCAAATTAGGTTTACAAGGGCTGATTTTTATTGTCTTACAAATGATTTTGACCATTGTTTTTGTTCTTTTTATGGGAAAAAAACTAGCTTTTTCTAAGAATACAGCAGCCCTCATGGCCGCAGGAAATGCAGTTTGTGGTTCTTCCGCAATCGCTGCTGTCGACCCAGTAATCAGCGCCAAAACGAGTGAAAAAAGAACAGCTATCACGATGGTCAATCTTATGGGAACGATTTTGATGCTGAGTTTACCAGCACTTGGTACTGCAATTTTCGGAAGCAATGACTTGTATCGAGGCGCTTTAATTGGTGGTACCATTCAATCCGTTGGACAAGTAGTAGCTTCAGCGACAATGGTCAATTCACAAACAGCAACTTTAGCCACTTTATTCAAAATCATGCGCATCATATTTCTTGTTTTTGTTGTTTTGTACTTTGGAGCGATGAGGAAAAAGCAAGAAAAAAACGAGAAAAATAACCAACAAATTAAAATAAAACGCCAAGCTTTCTTACCTTGGTACGTTTTAGGCTTTCTGGTACTCTGTCTTTTGAATACCCTCTTACATTTTGTGCCACAAATTGCTAACTTCGCCCATTTCCTATCGACCTGGTGCGAAACCATTGCACTGGCTGCAATTGGACTGCGGCTCAATCTGGTTGAATTTTTAAAAGCAGGGAAAAATTTATTGATTTATGGACTCTCAACCCTCGTTTTTCAAATTCTTTTAGCCCTTTTACTCATTTTTCTCCTCCTTAAATGAGCCCATTTCTATAATTTTTAAGTACTTTAGCGTGAAATAATCAAAAAAACTATATATTAGCAGTTCATTAGCGAATATTCGGGAAATTTTGTTACAATTGAGCTTCTATCCTTAAAGTTACAAGATACTTCTTTTAGTGGACAAGATGAAATCAGAGAGGGATATAAGGGAAAAACCAACCCTAATCTGATACTAAGGTTAATTTAAGCACCCATTGTTTAGGAACATTTAATAGATTAAAACAAAGAAAAAACCAATAAAAACGTAGAAAATGTTTTTAATACGTTTTTATTGGTTTGTTTTACTCCTTTTTCTCAGCTTCAGCTAGAACGATAATAGCAAAACTTAAGGGAGCAATCTCGAATCCTCAGTCCTCAAACGTTCCTGCTTCCAAAATATCAAATATTTTACTTCTTTTCATATCGGTCATTTTTATATAAAAAATGAAAAGAGAGTGATAATAGGAGTAAACACCTTCAGATTCTACAGCTTTGAAAATATCCAGAGCCTTTTTTATCTCTTGCATTCCCTGATTTGAATCCTTAAAACGGTAGACCCACAAACCATGTGTTAGATTAAAGAGATTGTGAAGGTACATATTTTCAGTAGCTAAGTGATGGTTATTGATAAAGTCTAGGATTTGTTTTGCACTGTCTTTACAATCCCTTATGGATAAGACTGATATCGCTCGACAAGCAGCTTGAACCAAGTATTGATTATACTTTTGTGAATTAAGAAATTTTTGTTGAGGAGCAAAGAGAAAATCTGAAAAGTTTATGATGTCCTTGGTTGGAAATAAATTAAGAGTTTGATGGAAAATAGAGAGCTCTTGAAAACTCCAAAAATTGAGACCATATAAATAATCAAGAATAGACTTGATTTCTTTATCTGTGAGGGTATGACTTAAACTTTTAGCAGCCAAGGCAATAAAATGAAATCCTTCTTTTTCAGCTAAATCAGCAATCTCTAAAACGGCCTTTTTATTCTGACTAAAAGTTGCTGCTTCAAGTTTTTGTAAGAGCGAATTGACATTGTTAGGAAAATAGTTATTTATAAAATGTTCATATTCTTCAAGACTAATCTCCATGAATTGAAGAGCAAGGTATAATTTGTCAAAACTCATCATTGATTTACCAGATTCAAAGCGAGAAAGGGTGGATTTGGGAATATTAACAGAGGCAAAGTCAGAAAGAGAAAGCTTTTTTTGTTCTCTAATCCTGCGAAAAGTTTCTCCATAAGTGGTATAAATCATGTTGCTCTCCTTAATAATAGCGAATAGAATCTTCGGGACAATTATAACACAATTATTCCATAAAATACTCAATGAGCAGGAAAAATCGTATCTTTTATGGAACGATAGAAAAAATCAATATAAAATTAGGTATACTATATTAGGTAGCACATTATTAAATTATGTGTACTATATTAAGTGATACCACTAATAACTAGAATGAGAGTTTTAAATAAATGAATTTTAAAAGCAGGAAGTATTTATATCTAGCCTTTGCAATTATCGCTATGATTTATTATGTTCCTCATGTAAACGCAGGAACATTGACGACGTCTGATGATTCTATCGGTGTAAGCCTTCAGTTGGGAAGTGGCGAGACGATACCAGTATTGCAATTTATGAGCACGCACAGTCTTATGGACACAAATGGTTATAGTTGGGAACTAAGTAGTAAAACTGGATTATGGCGAAAAGAAACTACTACGGAAACAGGTTCTTTAATAAAAACAGTTACCATTTCTGTTCCTGATCCGATACCAGCCTTGTCGGCAGATGATGTTGTAAGTCCTACTCCTATCGCTCCTCCATCAACTTATAAAACGCCTGTGCCAAGTCCTGCTCTGACGCCACCTACTCCTACTCCGGCCTCGAGCTCAAGCAGTACGCCTCCAGAACCAAACTTGAGCATTACTGTACCAGTAAAACCAGGGACAACGACTAAAGCGGTTGATGGAGAACTCATCAATCCTACAACACCTAATCCCCCAACCTCTACGACAATTTCAAAAGAAGAACCAGTAAAACCTCTAACGGTCCCAACAGACTTAAAAAGCAAGACGAATCAGTCTAGTGAAAAAACGGTTAAATCAACAGTTCCGTCTTCAACAAGTACAACAGTTCCGTCTTCAACAAGTACAGCAGTTCCGTCTTCATCTGCTTCGACGACAAGAACGCAAAGCTTGTCATCTACAACGAATTTAAGTGCTCATAAGATCTCGATTTCTCAAAGTCTACCAGCTCAGAGCAAGGTCCGTGTAAAATCAGGTCTACCTAAAACAGGGGAAAGTCAATCATCGGATTATTTCTTAAAGTTTATGGGTTTGACTATACTTGCACTGATAGGATTTTGGTTTAAAGGAAATTCAAAAAAGAAAAGTGGAACAAGCTTTCAATAAGAAACTAACCCAAATCGTTCTTACAATTTTTATTAAATAAAAAGTAGAAGCTATTTCTTCTGCTTTTTTGTTTTCTAATCTAAGGTCATGAAAAGGAGTTAGAAAAACAAGAAATAATGTGCTATAATTAGAAGGTTATGTGTTTCTTTTTGAATTTGAAAAGGAAGACGATATTTATTTCCCCCTTTAGGAAGTGGGAGATAAAGACTTTAAAAGCCATCTTTAGAGGGGCTTCCTCTCTCATCAATCAGTTGTCAAGGTTTTGGGAGAAGAAGGTAGGAGAAAAAAATAATGACTGTTGTATATAATGAAATCATGGTTCGCTATGGTGAACTGTCAACGAAAGGGAAGAATCGCGGATTTTTCATCAATCGTTTGGCAAAAAATATTCGTGAAGTGCTTGCTGATCTTACAGAACTTAAAATTACAGCTGTACGTGATCGGGCGCATATTGAGTTGAATGGTGCGGACTACGCAGAAGTGTCACGTCGTTTGACAAAGGTTTTTGGGATTCAAAACTTTTCACCATCAATCAAAGTTGAACGCTCAATGCCTGTTGTGAAGGCAGCTGTTGTTGATTTATTTAAAGAAATTTATCAAGAAGGACAAACTTTTAAAATTGCTGCTCGACGTGCAGATCATAATTTTGAGTTGGACTCAACAGAGCTGAATTTAACACTTGGAGACTTGGTTTTTGATCATTTTGAGTATGCTAAGGTGCAGATGAAAAATCCTGATATTACCTTGCGAGTGGAAGTTCGCTTGGATGCTGTGTACTTGAGCTTTGAAACAATCAAAGGTGCTGGGGGAATGCCTGTTGGGACTGCTGGTCGTGGGCATTTGATGTTGTCTGGCGGGATTGATTCACCTGTTGCTGGTTATTTGGCACTCAAACGAGGCGTGGAAATTGAAGCGGTTCACTTTGCAAGTCCTCCTTATACTTCGCCAGGTGCGTTGAAAAAGGCGAAAGATTTGGCAGCAAAATTAACTGTTTTTGGGGGTTCAATTACTTTTATTGAGGTACCATTTACCGAAATTCAAGAGGAAATCAAGGCTAAAGCACCGCAAGCTTACTTGATGACCTTGACCCGTCGTTTCATGATGCGCGTGGTTGATCGGGTGCGTGAGGAACGTTTTGGTAAGGTTATTATCAACGGAGAATCGCTCGGTCAGGTTGCGAGTCAAACGTTAGGTTCAATGTCTGTCATCAATGAAGTGACGACAACGCCGGTTATTCGCCCTGTTATCACGATGGATAAGATTGAAATTATTGATATTGCCGAAAAGATTGATACGTTTAACTTGTCAATCTTGCCTTTTGAAGATTGTTGTACGGTTTTTGCTCCTCCGTCACCAAAAACGAATCCAAAGTTGGAGAATTGTTTGCAATATGAACAACGTATGGATGTTGAAGGGATGGTTGATCGGGCGGTTAAAGGAATTATGCTCACAACAATCACGGGTGAGCATTGGGATCAAGAAGAACAGATTCAAGAAGAAGAATTTGCTGATTTTTTATAGGTCTTGTCGGGTAAAACTCTGCTGAGCAGGGTTTTTCTTATGAGAAGTTTAAAACTACGAACAGTAGTTTAGACTTGACAAAGAAAAGAAACAAGTTTATAATCACTAATGGTATTAAATAATATGAAATGAATAATTTTGGAGCGTAGCACGTAGTGCGCGCTCATTTTTATCAGAAAGGAATTTTATGTCAGACAGAATTAAAGCGCTGATTGCGCTGGGCGTTTTTACGTTTATGTCCACGTTGGATGGTTCAATTGTTAATATTGCTTTGCCAACGATGTCACGGGAACTGCAGGTTTCAACGTCACAGATTACTTGGGTGGTGACGATTTATTTGATTGTGATTTCGGCGATTGTTTTAATTTTTGGTCGTCTTGGAGATTTACTTGGAAAAGCGCGGATTACGCGAATTGGCTGGGCGGTCTTTATTTTGGGGTCGTTTCTTGCGGGCTTGAATTTTGGTTGGGGCTTGGGCTTTTTGCTTTTTGCACGTGTGGTGCAGGCGATTGGGGCTGCGATGTACATGGCGACAGGTTTTGGGATTATTTCGGAAATTTTTCCAGTGGCAAGTCGGGCGAGAGCTTTGTCAATTTCGGCAATGTTTGTATCGGTTGGCTCTATTGCTGGGCCGGCTTTGGGTGGTTTGATTTTACAGGTCGCGAGTTGGAATTATATTTTCTGGATTAATGTGCCGATTGGGATTGTGGCTTGGATTTTTGGGAGTCGAGCTTTACCAAAGGAGACCAGTCATGGCAAGCTTTCGGATGTTGATTTTGCTGGTGGGTTGCAGATGAGTCTGGTCATTATCTTGCTTTTCTTAGCCTTGAATTTTGGGCAAAATTTGGGTTGGACGAGTCCGCTGATTTTGATTGCGGGGGACTTGGTTTGATCTTATTTATGACGTTCATTTTTACGGAGAAGAAGGTGGAAAAACCTTTGTTAGATTTGGGAATTTTCAAATCAAAACTTTTTTCAATGAGTATTATCATGGCCCTTTTTAATTTCACTGTGGCGATGTTTGGAAGTATTTTGTTGCCTTTTTATTTGCAGGATTTTCGGGCGTATGCGCCTGGTGTGGCAGGGCTAATCATGATGGCTTATCCTGCAGCAATGCTGATTTCTAGCCCTCTGGCTGGGGCTGCGGCGGATAAAATGGATAAGGAAATTGTGACTTTTGTTGGAATTTCAGGGATTGTTTTGTCGCAGATAGGATATCTTTTGATTACTCCTCAATCAAAACCTTGGCTCGTGCTGGTGATTTTGGTGATACAGGGGTCGTCAATGGGGATTTTCCAAAGTCCAAACAATGCGTTAATCATGGAAACGGTCGATCGTAAATATCTGGGAATTGCGGGTTCGGTCAATTCTTTGGCGCGAAATATGGCCTTTGTATTGGGAACTTCGCTTGCGACCTTGATTTTATTTACCGCCATGTCCAATCAGTTGGGACACAAGGTGACGACTTATTTGGTCAGTGAACCTGGTGCGTTCTTACATGGTTTTCATGTGGCTTTCTATTTTTCAACTTTCTTGGTGCTGGTCACTTGGATTTTGGGACTTTTGCGCTTACTTGGTCGCAAAAAAACACTTTAAAAACAGCAGATGTGCTGTTTTTTTTGCTGACGGAATTGATTGGTGCTAGGAAAGCTGGAAAATTTGCTGACGTAAATGTTTTTGTCTTTTGAAATTGAGAGAATTTACTGACGGAATTGATTTAGCTGTTGAAATGTGGAAAAAGAGAGGATGAAATCAGAAGATTACCACAAGGTTTACATGTGTAAATTTTCACGTACTAAATCAGAGGAATTTGGATAAAAGTTTGTTATAATACATTTCGTATTAAAAAATTAACACTAAAGGAAAAAAATAAATATGTCTAAACTTCTCGTTGTAAAAGGTCACCCACTCACAGCCGACTACTCTATGTCTCTCAAGGGATTGGATGCATTTTTGGCAGCTTACAAAGTTGCAAATCCTAATGACGAAATCGAAGAACTTGATGTTTTTGACGGCACTATTCCGTCACTTAATACAGAACTCGTGAGCGCCATGTTTGCAGGCGAAGGAGCAAGCTTGACTGCTTCACAAGAAGCAAAATTAGCGCGTTTTGGTGAGTTGACAGAGCAATTTTTGGCGGCTGACAAAGTTGTCATTGCTAATCCAATGTATAATTTGATGATTCCAGCGGAATTGAAATCTTGGGTTGACACAGTCAACGTTGCTGGAAAAACTTTCAAATATACGGCTGAAGGCCCAGTTGGTCTTGCGCAAGGCAAAAAAGTCTTGCAACTCCAAGCCAACGGTGGCGTGTACGGTGCACAAGATCCTGCGACTGTTTATATGTCAGCAATTTTCAACTTTATCGGTGCAGATTTCAGCCAAATTGCGGTGGAAGGTCACGCTTACGATCCTTCAAAAACGGACGAATTATTGAATGATTTCATCAGTAAAATCGAAACTGCCGCAAAAACATTTTAAAAAATGGTCTGTCAATTGACAGACTTTTTGCAAAATTACTGACCGAATGGCCCAATAAAAAGCGTCAGTGATTTCGCAAGGAGGAAAAAATGGCAAAACACACTTTTAATTCACAGATTACTTGGACAGGCGGACGAAATACTGTTGGTGAACTGCACACAGGGGCTCTTGACGAAAAAATCTCAGTTCCACTCGCCATGGACGGCCCAGGACTTGGCACAAATCCAGACGAAATGTTGCTCGGTGCAGCAAGCACCTGCTATACCATCACTCTCGCGGCCATGCTAGAGCGTAACGCCATCGCGCTTGAAGCGTTGCAAGTGAACTCTGAGAGCAGCGTTGACGTCAGTCGTGGCATTTTTACTTACGAAAAAATCACCCACCACGTCCTGCTCAAACTGCCAGCTGACGCTGACGAAATCAAAGCCCGCAAGCTCGCCGAACGTGCCGAACAAGCCTGCATGATTTCTCGAGCAATTCAGGGTAACGTCCAACTTGAAACATTGATTACCATCGAGAAAAATCACTGATTGCAGTGATTTTTTTTAGTTTTCATTATCCTCAGTAATTACGTCAGCAAATTCTCTAGCCTTCGCAGTCCCACTTAATTACGTCAGCAAATTCTCTAGCCTTCGCAGTCCCACTTAATTACGTCAGCAAATTCTCTGGCTTCTCGCACCACTCAACTCATTTACGTCAGCAAATTCTCTAGCTTTTTGCGCCCCACAAAAAAAGAACCGACAAGCGTCAGTTCATTTTTTTGTTTTTACGCCGCTCCAAAAATTCAAAAAGGAGTGTGTGATGATTACTTGCCAAGGTATAGTCCTCTAAAACATTGACATTGACGCGCATCTCGCGCGCCTCGCGCGCTGTCA
The DNA window shown above is from Lactococcus sp. S-13 and carries:
- a CDS encoding LysR family transcriptional regulator, with product MFSLFETFIAVFETKSFTKAAQQLFISQPTATVRIRKLEDDLKVKLFSRGQHQEVIPTAAASLLYPKALTYLNDWSELQLMLKNQTPARRSFKIGASHSAATTVLPLIFRELLADLEQLNVELLMLDSQEVFDRIQNHELHLGIIEKPMMSDVTTTFPLFKDELVLAGDWDSELFFIREAGSGVAHYTQNYLKEMSWTPQNIVSVNNNDVIISHLRAGLGASLISKRFVGRDLPYKQLGERYQRIFYGVSFSAEQDVLTKKLIKQIRHLGDF
- a CDS encoding SACOL1771 family peroxiredoxin; translated protein: MAKHTFNSQITWTGGRNTVGELHTGALDEKISVPLAMDGPGLGTNPDEMLLGAASTCYTITLAAMLERNAIALEALQVNSESSVDVSRGIFTYEKITHHVLLKLPADADEIKARKLAERAEQACMISRAIQGNVQLETLITIEKNH
- a CDS encoding LPXTG cell wall anchor domain-containing protein, with amino-acid sequence MNFKSRKYLYLAFAIIAMIYYVPHVNAGTLTTSDDSIGVSLQLGSGETIPVLQFMSTHSLMDTNGYSWELSSKTGLWRKETTTETGSLIKTVTISVPDPIPALSADDVVSPTPIAPPSTYKTPVPSPALTPPTPTPASSSSSTPPEPNLSITVPVKPGTTTKAVDGELINPTTPNPPTSTTISKEEPVKPLTVPTDLKSKTNQSSEKTVKSTVPSSTSTTVPSSTSTAVPSSSASTTRTQSLSSTTNLSAHKISISQSLPAQSKVRVKSGLPKTGESQSSDYFLKFMGLTILALIGFWFKGNSKKKSGTSFQ
- a CDS encoding Rgg/GadR/MutR family transcriptional regulator, which codes for MSILWNNCVIIVPKILFAIIKESNMIYTTYGETFRRIREQKKLSLSDFASVNIPKSTLSRFESGKSMMSFDKLYLALQFMEISLEEYEHFINNYFPNNVNSLLQKLEAATFSQNKKAVLEIADLAEKEGFHFIALAAKSLSHTLTDKEIKSILDYLYGLNFWSFQELSIFHQTLNLFPTKDIINFSDFLFAPQQKFLNSQKYNQYLVQAACRAISVLSIRDCKDSAKQILDFINNHHLATENMYLHNLFNLTHGLWVYRFKDSNQGMQEIKKALDIFKAVESEGVYSYYHSLFIFYIKMTDMKRSKIFDILEAGTFED
- a CDS encoding FMN-dependent NADH-azoreductase, producing the protein MSKLLVVKGHPLTADYSMSLKGLDAFLAAYKVANPNDEIEELDVFDGTIPSLNTELVSAMFAGEGASLTASQEAKLARFGELTEQFLAADKVVIANPMYNLMIPAELKSWVDTVNVAGKTFKYTAEGPVGLAQGKKVLQLQANGGVYGAQDPATVYMSAIFNFIGADFSQIAVEGHAYDPSKTDELLNDFISKIETAAKTF
- the thiI gene encoding tRNA uracil 4-sulfurtransferase ThiI, which produces MTVVYNEIMVRYGELSTKGKNRGFFINRLAKNIREVLADLTELKITAVRDRAHIELNGADYAEVSRRLTKVFGIQNFSPSIKVERSMPVVKAAVVDLFKEIYQEGQTFKIAARRADHNFELDSTELNLTLGDLVFDHFEYAKVQMKNPDITLRVEVRLDAVYLSFETIKGAGGMPVGTAGRGHLMLSGGIDSPVAGYLALKRGVEIEAVHFASPPYTSPGALKKAKDLAAKLTVFGGSITFIEVPFTEIQEEIKAKAPQAYLMTLTRRFMMRVVDRVREERFGKVIINGESLGQVASQTLGSMSVINEVTTTPVIRPVITMDKIEIIDIAEKIDTFNLSILPFEDCCTVFAPPSPKTNPKLENCLQYEQRMDVEGMVDRAVKGIMLTTITGEHWDQEEQIQEEEFADFL
- a CDS encoding YeiH family protein → MKKNSQKQPTNQIFAGFFLSFGVALLSYALNRFVFHSLGAATIAILLGIILGNLYFKQPILFPGTAWSEKKLLELSVMFLGATVTLQTISKLGLQGLIFIVLQMILTIVFVLFMGKKLAFSKNTAALMAAGNAVCGSSAIAAVDPVISAKTSEKRTAITMVNLMGTILMLSLPALGTAIFGSNDLYRGALIGGTIQSVGQVVASATMVNSQTATLATLFKIMRIIFLVFVVLYFGAMRKKQEKNEKNNQQIKIKRQAFLPWYVLGFLVLCLLNTLLHFVPQIANFAHFLSTWCETIALAAIGLRLNLVEFLKAGKNLLIYGLSTLVFQILLALLLIFLLLK